The Primulina eburnea isolate SZY01 chromosome 12, ASM2296580v1, whole genome shotgun sequence genome includes the window GAATCGAACCTATGACCTTggatctgataccaattgtaggaccaagtgtttaccgctttaccaaaagctatagctggtggtaatagtgcaactcaaatattttaaaccgcacaacatcTCAAGCACCACATTTCAATCGCTCTACCAAACAAAgaaaattattgcacccaacaaaatagtttgcatcaaatattatataatgTAGAAAATATAGAATGTATTTATATTCTCAATGATATAAAGTCCAAATCTCTCACTAAAACCCTGGAGTAATACTAAAGATACAACAAAAATACCGTACAACAATTAAATCgtgaaattttgttattatgtcgTGAGATTTTGCATTGAAATTATCATGAGAGGTTGATAAATTGAATTTTTGTCTTGAATTCTTTTTGTGTTGTAAGAGTTGTTGTACAAAATTGGTTGTACATGTTGCATTACTCAAATAACCCTGTAACAAGATACCCTAATcccatatatttttcttttttttaaaaaaaaagagaaagaatCCCTCAATCCAACTTTCATGAATAGTTAATTTTTCAATAATAAGCAATTCCAAAATTAGGAACAAATTAGTGAAAGGTTGGTACTGCCCTCACCTCGCCTTTATGTGGAAAAAGAAATTATTGGAATCTTGCACGAAAAAAAAGAAAGCTGCAACTCAAAAAGGGGAAAGGTAGAAAAATGTAGAAAACTCTGGAAAAAGGTACAAACTAGCATAGGAATGTGAAAGAAAAAGACTAAATGCTTAGGGTATttatataaaatgtattttaatataaaaaaatatttaacttgaaaatataataaaagaATTAGTATGGAAATCCATTTGGTTTCAAAATTACAACAAATAATTTGAAATCCTTTAATGAATTTGATATACtatagtttgaaatctctttaaaatctaaatgtcaatctattttttaaaatctaaatGTCAGTCTATGTTACAACGAGAGTGTTTTTCtcacttttttattttatttatagaatttgatatatatatatattgataattTAGAAGCTAACATTTGACTATATCATACGAGGAGAAATACTACAGGTGTAACTTAGAATAATCCCAAATTCTAAATAATATATCCAAACGCACTTAGAATATCTGAATTTTACGGAACAAAACTTTGTATTAAGTTACAAATTTCTGATAACAAGGAATCAATTTAAATTTAGCTCAAAACCCTAATAATCATCAATTAAAATCCATATGCTTAATTCAATTCCGAGAAGTCTAAGTTCGGTGAattgtaaattttaaatattacgaATATCAAATggtacaattttattttttaaaaaatatattataatgcaATGTATTTGATTTGAACCGTACTTAGATAGACTTTTGGAAAGCCTTCTTTTATGGCAATGGCATAATTGGAATTCTTGCCTAAAATAGTAGGGTTTCTTAGCTTTAATTATTGGACAATTATTCAGTTTTCTAtatgaaattcaaaatataaaaaaaatgatattaatCAATATTAAAgtatcttttaaaatataaaaacttaattaaaaataatgatgGTGGGAATTATATTATCGGATTTTCTAAaaggaaaataattatttttcggtaaaacaaaaatttgtgtgagagtgtctcacatgtcgtattttgtgagacatatatcttatttgagtgaTCCATGAAAAagcattactttttatgctaagagtattactttttattgtgaatatcagtaggattgacccgtctcacagatgaagatttgtgagatcgtctcacaagatataTACTCTTTTAGTAAAAAGGTTTAAATTGACATGTATAAATTAGGTAAAGCATCAAGTTATAATGTGATTAGGTCACAAAATGGGAGTCCTATAGATTTGGACCCAATATCCATACTATACATTATTGAGATATATAGcattactttttaattaataaagtgGGCCTATTGAGTAGAAGAGTTGGTGGAAATTGAAAGAGCTACAAGAAGAGAATAAAGATATAATCAATCACACATGGTAGTAAGgcttcaaatattttatcaatgggaagatatttaaaattttctaaaaacatAGGATCTAATACTCAAAATCCAATTGGTCACTTATAAATCAATTATAGTTATGTAATTATGTTTCAACAATCAGTTTTAACGAAATATATATGACTAAAAATATCACACATATATACCCACAATATTAAAatcaaaagtgtaatattagtatcatataaaagtaaaattgagaaaaaaaatGGTGTCCTCTCTAGATAGTTATTATCATTtcctcacacttaataatatagtatagatatagtatagatatataaaattataGCATATTGTAATTGTACAATTCAGACTCATGTTTCAATCACTCTTCAAGTGGGATGATTAATGTTCCTCAACATTGACCGTCACAATTAATTGGAAGCCATATACTTCGACATAGTTATAAGATCGTGTATTTATCGCTTTATCAAAATCAATAGATACTAATATTAGTAAATGGTGttataaatcaaacactttaaAACATATCGCAAGACAAATATCACGTTTAAATTGATCTCCTAACCCGATAATAAAATGACAGTTTCTTACAAGGTTTTTGTATTATTAATTCATAAATATAGtgtttcatcccttgtgctgtCTATTGGCACAAGTATAGTAGATTTTATCCCGATAATACAAAACCTATAGGTGTAATCTTTCGCTCAATACTAGAATCGAAAATTGAAATGACATTTTGAACACCTAATTGGAATTAGTGCAAAAAAAGCTAGGGGAGGTAAGGATGACAATTACTATTGCAACATATCCACCTAAGTATTAAAAAACTAGCTCACTTTACTTCATGACCTAACTTTTGAACGCTACGTGACCCCTATCCATTGAGCTCTAattcatttaatattataagagtatgtctcttatgagacggtctcacgaatatttttCTGTGATACTAGTCAGCCCTACCGAtatccacaataaaaagtaatattcttagcataaaaagtaatacttttttatggatgacctaaataagagatccgtctcacaaaatacgacccgtgagaccgtttcacacaagtttttgctatatTATATTTGTTTGTTGGTTCTAATTTTTCTCTAATATATTGGTAAGATTAAGTCGAATGTTCAATaaattacattaattaaatatactcaaatatatatgtatagacACACACACGTATACACATACATTTTCAACGTTGCGACACTCATCGTTGATTATCTTCAATGAATCAATGAAATTAAGGCTAAAGTTAACCCTTTAAGTCAACAAAATTCTcctaatttcattatattattataataaataaactttattgtatgattgattttgagCTTACGAACTTTAGAACGTCTCAAACCACAGTATTGTTAGAATgtcattttcttaaataaatagttGACGAAAGTTATTTTGCAAATTTTTCCCGGGACTTACGGACATAGTTGCGGTCCTAACAGATTTCCTTTCATAGAATAATACAACTGGGCTGGGCCAGGCCCAAAATTACTTTTTCGATAAgaagttccaagaaattatTGGACTCGAAATGTGAATAATAGCATAAATCACGCTTTGTTTACATGAACATAACACAAAGTCCAAATTTCATAGATCAAACCATATATGTCATTCCAACTTGGATTATATTCATGTGAGGCACTCTCATTGTGGCAGCGCCTCCTCGGCAGTTCCTCCGCAAGAACGAGTAGAAGTAATTTATAACCAATTTCTTCAGGAACAATGAGTTTTTCTTGGCTCGTACATCTCCATGTCCAAGCAAATATGTGAATCCAGAATCAGTTGCTTCTCTGAGAGCTGAAAGCTCGTACTCGAGGCCAGGATCTTCATCTCCTGACATGATGCTGGCTGGTAATTGTGGTAACGGTATCCTTGATGTCGAGGGCTCTGATTCTTTCAATCTATGTTCGCGCATTAACGGGACTTTTAGCTCTCCAATCCCATTGAAATCTTGGATATCGTCGGCCCTTCCTGCTACGGAAATGCTGTCCAGTTCTTCCTCGTTGACGGTGCTCTCCAAAGCAAGATCTTGAGCTTCTTTCGTCAGAAAAATTTCAAGACTTTGCACCAGAAGTTGCTCAAATGCGTGATGATCTTCTTTCCTTATGTCTTTATATCCGTATCTTACAATACAACGAAAAATATGGTAGTCTTTGGGGCAAATCCTTCTAAAAAGAAACCTTTCTTCTTGAGGGACAACGGGTATCGGGACGTTCTTGATGCAAACAAAGACTATAATAGAGTGAATGGCTGGAAGATCGAGTAAAAACCGCCCGAAAACCGAGGGGATACCTTGGACTAGCTCATTGTATAGTAATCCAATACCAGGGACTCTTACTGTCCCGAGAGAGGACCCGAGCTCGTGCATGAAATCCATTGATATCTTGCCACGAACCTCACTCTGGTACTTCAATACGCTACCGTAATTCCACATATACATCAGACAGAGGAAAAACGAAGCAAAGACTAAAGGAAGCCATCCTCCTTCTCTTATCTTGGacagaaccgcagatagataAATTAACTCGATTGTTCCAAATAGAAGCGGGAAACACAGAGCAAAAAACAAGTTGGTTTGCCATATTAGAAGCATGACGAGCGTCACTAGGGCCGTGCTGACTATCATCACACCAACTTCAGCAATGCCTGCAAATTTTCCCTCCTCTCTATCACCTTATGTTTCATCTCTTAAATAAACAGAAAAGACGTAAaataaagtaaaataaaatgaacCGTAAGCATTGGCGATTTCTGTAGTGCTCCGGAAGACTGCAACAACAATAATGCACATAACCATCAAAAAATAATTGATGACAGGTATGTAAATTTGCCCCATTAGTTTTCTTGAAGTGTGAATGATCTTGAGACGAGGGAAGCATCCAAGAGTCATGGACTGCTTCACGCACGAGAATGAAGCCGATATCATGGCTTGACTAGCAATTATAGCTGCAATCGTGGCTATCACCAATACTGGCCAGAACAGGCTCTCTGTACCATTATAGAACAGCAGGTCAAATACAACCATCATACAACGAAAGATTAAGTCCTCGTAAGGAAAACTTTACCAGGAACagaatcataaaatatttggtCAGCTGAATCAGGGTGCTTAATAAGATATGCAGCTTGGCCCATGTACGCTAAAAGGAGGCATGGGAAAACAACACCAGTGAAAGCAATCTGCGGCagttttttaacttaaattggCCAGTTAAACTTGAAATTTTTAATTAGTACAAGAATAACTGAAAAATAACCTGTATAGACGGCACAGAGAAATGGCCTAGATCAGCAAACATTGCTTCTGCACCTGAAAATGTAGTGTTTCAGTTAGTAGAAAAGAgtatactaaaaaaaattactagaAAAGAATATAATTTCATGCAGAAACTTGTATCGAACAAATATTCATATGACATTTCCCATTTATTTGATGTACGACCGATAAAATACCAATGGAGCGAAAAACCTTGCCTGTGATGCATAAAACGCAGCCACCAAGTGCTGACCACGCTTGGATGCCATTCTTTTTGAAGAAAAGGTAAATGTAGGCTGGATTTATTGACTTCACAACTGTTATATCATACTTGAACATGTTGTATATTCCGATAGATCCTAGACTAAAGAACCATAACGCAAGTGCAGGAGCAAATGCGAATCCCACTTTAGCAGTTCCAAACCTCTGTATGGCAAATAATCCGACCAGGATAACTATAGATGTAACAACAAGAGCATCTGAAAATGTAGGGAAAAAAATCAGTATTGAGACTCTTTTTATGACTAGGTGATATTACCAAGTGGAAGCACAAACAATCTATTATAGCTGGTgattatttgaaaattgaacagaaaaatattttaaaaaacccGCATGGTGTCACCAATGATTCAATCACGACAGAGTTGCATTGATCCATTAATTGAGGTTTTCTTACTCGTGCCAAATCCAGGTATCCGACCCTGCAGACCGCTCACAGCCGACATGACTGAAAACAAAAAGCTTCATTATGATGTAATAATATGAAAACAAAAATTACTGTGAGATGAAACCAAAATTTGATCACTTGATAAGAAGCTATAAGAAAATGGGATTTTCATGTACCTGATATAGCAGGAGTCAAAATACCATCCCCAATAATCATAGATGTACCCAAAAGAACAAGAATTAAAAGAAGTTTCTTCAGATAATCCTTACGTTCCAATAAATCCTTTATATTTAGTGCCCTCTCCAGTTCTGGAGTGGGCAGTTTGAGCTTGAAGCTTGAAATATGTTCATCGGCCACTTGACGATTTGGCAAAAGATTAACATTTGCATACCTACAAATCAATGAATACAAAGAAAATGTTCCTCCTGTACATGGAACAATGAGGAGTTATTACATAAACTATGATGTAAATTTTAAGCAAATAGATCATACCTTCCCCATTATCATTCGCTCTCAGAACCACGAAAACGTATTTTGATAAAGGGATTAGAGCGATTGTGTAAATTACTAACGACAAAGTCCCCAAGACATCAACATCTGAAGTTATACGCACTTTGCTGAATACATCAGAAAAGACGTATAGAGGACTCGTACCCATGTCACCATACACGACACCAAGAGTTTGAAATGCCAATGCAAGAGTTTGCCATAAAGAAACATCCTATTATGTTAACCAATCCAAATCAGATAAGGACAAGGAAAATTATCATACACAGACGGACaaatcataattttttgttatattatataGATCATATTATGCTCCAATCCAGTTCTGTAAAATGAGGAAAAATAAGAACGAAAAACAGgaaatatttgttttctttttaaaaggagAATTATATCTGGGTTGTTCAAGTCCCATCAAGGTTACTAGAAGTAGTAAAAAGAACTAAAAACTAACAAGCAAGATTAAGATAGATGATTTTTTGCATATGAAAGCAAATTTCCAGTAAATAGTGTGGTAAGCAATTTAGTCCTACAGCTAACATTGGTTGTTCATTGAAAACAAATTAAGGTCTCCCAAACCTACTTAGGAGTTTCGATTCTTTTGAATAAATGATCTTTCCTCTCCAATATCATATTGAGATCACTCCAAAAATTCAAAGTCATGGAAGTTGTTGACTCATACTCTTTACATTTTTAACAAATGGATACATGATGActgataattttttatttatcagaTCCCAAAATCTTTTTATATAATCCACGATTCTGATTAGCGGAGAGTAGTGAAATATACAGTTATATAACTTACAGGTAGTATTATACCAGAAATAGCTATTGAGTTACAGGGGCAGAACAATCATTCCCCAGACAAAGATAGCATACGTTCCATTCGAGTAAAAGATTCTTTAGTCATTAATGGTTTAGAAAATCTAATTGTCACGCTTTAAATACACTGAATCACAAAAACTAATACAGatgaatatattaaaaatatgagaTTTTTACCTTACTGCGGTGGCCATGAGCACCAGCAATCTCCATTGATTCAACATCAAAGGAATCAAGCCTTTTGGGCTTCTTGACCAGCCTTCGCCTCACAGATCCATATCCTTCTCCATCTTCTCTACCACCAATCAATGACCATGGCGGCGATTCTGAGTCTACTTCACTCCCATCGACCCACTTGAAAGACTCCGCACGGCCACCTCCGAAGCCGCTAACACTGCTCCCCGAGAACTTTACACTGCTGCTCTCTTCAATCCCTTCCTCTTCCATTTCTTTCAATCCCAGAAAACCCACCTAAGATCAAGAACCTCTAAAGGAGAGAGAACCCCCTTAGGAAATCAATAATGCATTGGATGTCCTTTCCTGGCAATTATCACGTGCGTGGTTCATTTTGTGGAGATGGAAATCTAATATCGTTGGCTGTTGGATCTCTAACCAAATGATGTCACCAAAATCATAGGAATGATCCAATAGACGGCGGGACGATattctgtcacctacccaatgTCTAAATATATAATCTTTAAAAAcacaaaattattttcaatctTCAATAAATTACTCAAAAATCAccgaaaacaaaaaaatatacgATATTTAAGTATTATTTGTTACAGATTatgtattaatatataatttatgagtagtcaaataaatataataaatattgatATCAACAACAAATTAGTCCTTCGTATAAAAAACGttacaaaatattgaaaatatgatacCAATATATTATAGTTgagtaataaatattttatattgataTAAAAGATAACATTTTAAGTATAAAATTGGAACAACTTGATTAATATCAACATTTACTACATATATTTGAgtactcaaaaatcatatatcaataTTAGGGCTCAAACAGTTGAtaatcaaatatcatatattagtataATTTTCAATGGTTTGTATCGATTTTGATCCGAAATGACGAACGTGTCATTAATATCATTCTTTGTTATACATGTTTGGTAATAAAAAATCATACATTATTATCAGATCTGAAACAGTTaatactcaaatatcatataataataccatatttttaagGTTTTGTACCGATTTTTATGTGAGAAAAAACATGTGGACTTAGAGAGCGCAAACATATTTTGTTGTGGATCATGGAGTACAAACACATAAATTTTCAGACAAAactgaatataaatttaaattcgAATGCGAAAATTTAAAGCGAATTTACTTTGAATCTTCTTAATATTGTTGTTGAAAATATATTAGAGCGTGAAAATAACGGCACCCAGTTGGCCCAGTATTGCAATAATGCATGTTTTctctcttttattttcttacGTACAGTTGTCCCAGATATTTTCTTACATGAGAAGGTCTCCATCTCTAAGATAACTCGGAATATGGTATCTTTCCAACGTTAAATGTCATTGAGCTATTAGGCTATAAATTACCATTTGGACAGATTTATTTCATCCTATTCATATGAGCATTGCTTTTATGATAGGATGGATGATCAATATTTGTCCATGCATATATaggatctattttttttttttgaaattatatgtATGACAAGATCTTACCCGTTGAAATGTAGTGAAGGTAGTGTCCATATAGATAAGATCTCTTTAACTATCTGGACAcaaattatgttttaaaattattatttcattttgGAGACGAACCATATAAATTGGTATTAAATATTAATCTCAtcctttttaatttatattcaaattGAACAAATGAATTTAActaaatttaagaattttaaaatGGCATTATATGGAAGGCTTGATGGCGTTAccaaatgtaatttttttattttgcagGTACCAAATGTAATTTCTTTCccacttatttttattttttatccgTAAATAAAATTTAGACCAAAATTGCTCTTCGCTTGTCATATTTATACGCTATGTTTTATTTGAAGGATAAAGAAAAGATGACCAGCCAATCACGTCTCTTCCAATGTTTGATTTAAATATTGTGTTAACTTCAAAGTCCGAGaaagctatatatatatatatatatatatatatatatatataaaataagaaGTTGCACATGTTCTTAGTATATATATGGCTTTCtctatatatataacaagtagGTGCACGTGTtcttagtatatatatatattatatatacggCTTTCTATGACTTTGAAGTTAATACAATATTTAAATCAAACATTGGAAGAGACGTGATTGGCTGGTCatctttttatatatatatttagatactgtatatatatatatacacacacatatatatatatatatatggcttTCTCGGGTTTTAAAGTTAACATAATATTTAAATCAAACATTGAATGAGACATGATG containing:
- the LOC140808427 gene encoding putative potassium transporter 12 yields the protein MEEEGIEESSSVKFSGSSVSGFGGGRAESFKWVDGSEVDSESPPWSLIGGREDGEGYGSVRRRLVKKPKRLDSFDVESMEIAGAHGHRSKDVSLWQTLALAFQTLGVVYGDMGTSPLYVFSDVFSKVRITSDVDVLGTLSLVIYTIALIPLSKYVFVVLRANDNGEGGTFSLYSLICRYANVNLLPNRQVADEHISSFKLKLPTPELERALNIKDLLERKDYLKKLLLILVLLGTSMIIGDGILTPAISVMSAVSGLQGRIPGFGTNALVVTSIVILVGLFAIQRFGTAKVGFAFAPALALWFFSLGSIGIYNMFKYDITVVKSINPAYIYLFFKKNGIQAWSALGGCVLCITGAEAMFADLGHFSVPSIQIAFTGVVFPCLLLAYMGQAAYLIKHPDSADQIFYDSVPESLFWPVLVIATIAAIIASQAMISASFSCVKQSMTLGCFPRLKIIHTSRKLMGQIYIPVINYFLMVMCIIVVAVFRSTTEIANAYGIAEVGVMIVSTALVTLVMLLIWQTNLFFALCFPLLFGTIELIYLSAVLSKIREGGWLPLVFASFFLCLMYMWNYGSVLKYQSEVRGKISMDFMHELGSSLGTVRVPGIGLLYNELVQGIPSVFGRFLLDLPAIHSIIVFVCIKNVPIPVVPQEERFLFRRICPKDYHIFRCIVRYGYKDIRKEDHHAFEQLLVQSLEIFLTKEAQDLALESTVNEEELDSISVAGRADDIQDFNGIGELKVPLMREHRLKESEPSTSRIPLPQLPASIMSGDEDPGLEYELSALREATDSGFTYLLGHGDVRAKKNSLFLKKLVINYFYSFLRRNCRGGAATMRVPHMNIIQVGMTYMV